The stretch of DNA CCACCAAAGCAATTGATGCAATTGCAAGTGCTGCGATTACCGAAGTCTTTTTCATATTTTGTGTGTTCATTGTGTAAAATTGGAATCTGCATTTACTAAAGAAGAATCTTTATTGATTTGGTAGAATATGGTGATACCCATACACTATATAGTTGAGCCAGGAATTGACGCATCGGTCTTGTATCATTATTAGCACGTCGTTATTCCTGTAACAGCTCGGCACGTCGTAATTTTGGAGGAAAAAAATGGAAAATATAGGCTTGGATATGTTCACCCAAATCCTATTCGGGATAGCCTTGTTTTATGCAGGCTATTACTATCGTGGCTATTCTATGGGTAAGCGTAGGAGGAACGAGCCCTGACTCCACTACCTAGAATCATCGCACCTACTGCGAATATTGTAGCCTTTATCCCAATATCCAGTAGTTTTTCACCGAATTCTATTGGTGATGGTATTATCGGTGCTTCTCCCATAGCGGGCATTCCTGCCCACATTGTAGTGAGTAGAAGAAATCCTCCAACACCAGTAAGTACCGAGCCAAGAATTATTCTAAAAACCATTAGTCTGTTTTCACCTCCTTTTGATGTGTTCTTGCCAGACCATGTGGGGAGTGTAATACTTGGATTGCAAACATTCGACTATATTTTACCTGTTGCTTTTGCAACTAATCCGAGAATCAACGCAATCGGTAATCCATATATCAGAAGATCAAATGACGCTTTGTTTGGATTCTTTGTTATCTTCTGTAAATTTTTAGCATCTTCTAGATTGTCTTGTTGTTCTTGTGCTTGTTGTAGTTGTTCCCAAGTTTGTTGTCCATTAGGTGTATTTTGTATCAGCGATGAGTTTTCTAAAACACTCATACTTTGTGTATATACAACGGCACCAATCACTGACGCTATTATTGCAACAAAAGCTGTGATTATTGCTTTTTCATCTACCATATTTTCCGTGATCACCACTATCACTGAGTTATTACTTAAAAAGCTGATCATAACTGCGTTATTGTCCAAAGGTAGGTGATATTTTGACAAAAAAAGAATTAATCATTGTACACCTTGCGAAGAAAGACGGAACATTACGTGTCGTAATTCCAAAACAAATCAGAGAAGAATTAAAGATTAAAGCTGGTGATACAATGCTTGTAAGTCATACTGGCCATAGAGTGATTTTCAAGAAAGTAGATCTGTCAGTTCTTTCTTAGATGCTCACTCAAAATGACCCGAATAGTTTCTGGCACGGTTTCAAGAAGTCGTTCTTTTCTTTCTTTTTCTAGTGCTTTCTCCATTTCCTCAGGCACAGAAACTAAGATTCTTTTCATTACCATGTATCTTATGATATCTATCGATATATTTATTAATATTGGTCTGTATATCATAAGATATCTAATGAAATCAGATAACAACACGCGACAAGAAAAAGGAAAGGCATTAGCTGAGAAGCCGAATCAGATAAGGCGTATTGATGATAATTGGTATCAAGTTAGATCACAGTCATTAAAACATGAATCATGGTATGATGTAGTACAAACTGAAACAGGTTTTGTCTGCGACTGCCCTGATCATCAGTGGAGAAAGGTAAAATGTTATCATATCTACGCAGTTGAATTTAGCCAACTAATCAGAAACGAAGTTTTTAGAACAGTATGTATAGAAGAACTAACAACAAACAAGTGTATTTTCTGCTATTCAGGTAATATCATAAAGCGCGGAATTAGAAAAAATAAAGTTGGAGATTTACAGAGATTCTATTGTAATGATTGTAAGAGATGGTTTGTTTTCAATATAGGATTTGAGAAAATGAGAGCTAGCCCAGAAACAATAACGTCAGCTTTACAACTTTATTTCAGCGGAGAATCCCTAAGAAATGTCTGTAATTTTTTGAAGTTGCAAGGAAACAAGGTATCACATATGACCGTGTATCGTTGGATCAAAAAATATGTCAATCTAATGGAATCTTATTTGGAAAACATTCCTCCTACACTGGGCAACAAGTGGAGAGCTGATGAATTATACCTCAAAGTAAAGGGTAATACAAAATATCTCTATGCAATGCTTGATGATCAGACGAGATTCTGGATTGCAAAACAGGTAGCGGATACAAAATACACAGAATGTGTTCAACCGTTGTTCCAGAATGCCTCCAAATTTGCAGGTGCAAAACCAAAGGTATTGGTTACTGATGGTGCACCAAATTTCGCAGAGGCTTACAGAATGGAATATTTGAAAGAAAAACTAGAATCTCCAAAACACGTCAGGCATATTCACTTTAACAATGATAGAAATAACAACAAAATGGAACGCCTAAACGGTGAGATCCGAGATCGAGAGAAAGTCATGCGTGGTCTAAAGAACCCAGACACACCTATTCTAACAGGATATCAAATCTATCACAACTATGTACGCCCTCACATGGCATTGGAAGGTAAAACACCAGCAGATATGGCGGGAATCAAGGTTGAGGGAAACAACAAATGGATTACATTAATTCAGAATGCGAAAAAGAGCCAGATTGTTACAGGTGGAACAACGTGCCAGTAAAGATACAGAACCGACGCATCCAAATGAGAAAAATTAACTCCAGATAGACTTTCAACTATATAGATCACGTAAAAAATGTAATCTATGTCGATTATTTGTAAATAACAAACGAATTGATTTACAATCAATGAAGAAAACACTATCTGTAATACTAGGTGTAATTTTGATGGCAGGAGTTTTTGCTCCTTTAGTCGAGGCAGCAGAGCCAGCACCACCAAAGTCTGATAAACAATTTCAGATAACTGGTGCAGGAGCTACATTTCCATACCCCCTAATTGATACATGGAGAGTAGAATACAACAAGATCTATTCTAATGTGAATCTGAACTACCAGTCAATCGGTAGCGGTGGTGGAGTAAAGCAGCACACGGAAAAAACCGTGAACTTTGGTGCAACAGACGCACCTCTTACTATAAAAGAGCGAGAACTTGCACCGGGTACACTACACATACCAGAAGCAATTGGTTCTGTTGTACTGGCATACTATATTCCAGAAGTTCCAAAAAGCGGACTAAAGCTAACTGGTGAAAACGTAGCAGACATTTATCTTGGAAAAATCAAAAAATGGAACGATCCAAAAATCCAAGAAAACAACCCAGATCTAAAATTGCCAGACAGGCCTATTCTTGTTACAAGACGATCTGATGGTTCTGGCACGACCTACGTCTTTACCGATTATCTATCCAAGGTTAGTGCGGATTGGGACAAACAAGTAGGAAAAGGCAAAAGCGTTGCATGGCCAACAGGAGTTGGGGCAGCTGGAAATGAAGGTGTTGCATGGGCTACTCGAAATACAAAATATGCTATTGGTTATGTAGAGTTGGCATATGCAAAGGCAAACGAAATGACTGTTGCATATTTGCAAAACGGCGACAAGACAGCCTTTGTAGAACCAACATTCGACACTGTCTTTGAAGGCGCCAAGGCGTACCCAGTAGAAAGAATACCAAAGCCAGAGGCAGATTGGAGTCAAGTGAGTATGGTTTTGGCACCTGGCCAAAACTCGTATCCAATTGTCAGCTTTACGTATCTGCTAGTCTATGAGGATCTCAATCAAGCAGTATCCAACAAGGATATGGCTCAAACTCTAGTCCACATGTTGTACTGGATGATTACCGACGGACAAAAATTCTCAAAGCCATTGGGATATGTACCGTTGCCAGAGAACATTCAGGGATTAGATAAACAAGGGCTATCTAGACTCAAATATGATGGAGAACAAATCTGGAGTCATACTTCAGATTCTGTCAAATCCGATACAACAAAATCTGATGTAAAGTCAGATACAAAAACTGACGATAAAAAGAAAATCAAAAAGGACACCAAGAAAACTGAGAAGAAGTCAGACAAGAAAACTGAGAAGGAGGACACCAAGAAAGTCAAAAAACCAATCAAAAAAACAACAACTAAAACAATCACCAACAAATAACTTCAAATTTTTCTTTAATATTTTTTAATCCAAGATTAGCTTTGCTCAGCTAGTTTTTTCATTGCAAGCACTGCGTTTTTTAAGACAGGCAGAAACTGCAAGTCAAGATCTTGCACTTCGGGGTTTTTTGGCTTCCAGTCTTGTGTGTATGTCAGAACCAGCTCGCCGCTTTTGTTTTCAATTTTGTTTAGAAAATAACCATCAAAGATTTCATTGTCTATTAG from Candidatus Nitrosotenuis aquarius encodes:
- a CDS encoding DDE-type integrase/transposase/recombinase; this encodes MISIDIFINIGLYIIRYLMKSDNNTRQEKGKALAEKPNQIRRIDDNWYQVRSQSLKHESWYDVVQTETGFVCDCPDHQWRKVKCYHIYAVEFSQLIRNEVFRTVCIEELTTNKCIFCYSGNIIKRGIRKNKVGDLQRFYCNDCKRWFVFNIGFEKMRASPETITSALQLYFSGESLRNVCNFLKLQGNKVSHMTVYRWIKKYVNLMESYLENIPPTLGNKWRADELYLKVKGNTKYLYAMLDDQTRFWIAKQVADTKYTECVQPLFQNASKFAGAKPKVLVTDGAPNFAEAYRMEYLKEKLESPKHVRHIHFNNDRNNNKMERLNGEIRDREKVMRGLKNPDTPILTGYQIYHNYVRPHMALEGKTPADMAGIKVEGNNKWITLIQNAKKSQIVTGGTTCQ
- the pstS gene encoding phosphate ABC transporter substrate-binding protein PstS, which gives rise to MKKTLSVILGVILMAGVFAPLVEAAEPAPPKSDKQFQITGAGATFPYPLIDTWRVEYNKIYSNVNLNYQSIGSGGGVKQHTEKTVNFGATDAPLTIKERELAPGTLHIPEAIGSVVLAYYIPEVPKSGLKLTGENVADIYLGKIKKWNDPKIQENNPDLKLPDRPILVTRRSDGSGTTYVFTDYLSKVSADWDKQVGKGKSVAWPTGVGAAGNEGVAWATRNTKYAIGYVELAYAKANEMTVAYLQNGDKTAFVEPTFDTVFEGAKAYPVERIPKPEADWSQVSMVLAPGQNSYPIVSFTYLLVYEDLNQAVSNKDMAQTLVHMLYWMITDGQKFSKPLGYVPLPENIQGLDKQGLSRLKYDGEQIWSHTSDSVKSDTTKSDVKSDTKTDDKKKIKKDTKKTEKKSDKKTEKEDTKKVKKPIKKTTTKTITNK
- a CDS encoding AbrB/MazE/SpoVT family DNA-binding domain-containing protein; translation: MTKKELIIVHLAKKDGTLRVVIPKQIREELKIKAGDTMLVSHTGHRVIFKKVDLSVLS